The Drosophila innubila isolate TH190305 chromosome 2R unlocalized genomic scaffold, UK_Dinn_1.0 1_C_2R, whole genome shotgun sequence DNA window TCAAGAAGCAAATCCTGACTAAAGCCGGAAACAATTCGATGCCCCTAAGACATAAACGTAAATAGgctaaaatgatatttttttgctgcttgACTGTATTACGACACGTGCGTGCAGTGGGCTAAAACAAGAAGGGGACACGCCCCTTCCTTCCAGAGTCCTGTCAATGTGTCTCAGCTTACAAGTTGCGCCAATTAACAAAACAGAGCAGAAGCAAAGCGaaaacataatcaaaatggCCCAAAAACAGGACGCAGCACTTGGCCAAAAGGATGGCCATATTAAAGTGGCCATAACGAGGGGGAGTTGACGTCCAACCAAGACTTGCCCCCAAAAGCCTTTAGTTGCGTGTTAGACAAGCATATAATAGGAAACTCGGACAGGATAATAATCTGTACGCTTCTCTATCCTATTCAAGAATTGCTGGCTGATTTTAATGCAAGCTCAAGAAATTCAACATGGACACATAATGAGGAATTATGAATACCAGGAACCATAAAGGACAAGAGAGAGCTCGAAAGATGCCAGCAGAGTATATCGAGATAGGCGTGTTTGGTACACTAATTGTTAGTTATGCTCCTCCTGCCAATGCCGTTAAGCATAAGCTGATAAACTGAGAGATTGCCAAACTGAAGTACTATGAAATtgagagactgagagagatTCCTGACATCTTTCACAGCTATGCAGCGTGATAAATCACTTTGGGGCCACTTGAGATGGCGAGAAGTGAAGCGTTGAAAGTTTTCCCTTGGCTGCTACCAATTTGCTGCCATTACCAGCCACGTTCAGCACTTGATAATCTGATTACCACAGAAGCTTCTACGGCTCTTCAGCTATGCGATACTCCAGGGGCCATCACATACGACTCGACGCTCGGCTTTCCTCACTTATCTTACATTGTtgtgtctctctctttacTCTCCTATACTTCCAtcactttctctttctttgctCTGCTGCCAGAGTCTCATTTGCATATGTCAAGTTTCCATTACaggttgttgtagttgtggcACTATGTACATAAGAGAATTAACACTTGATTTGAGTTTGGTCAACAAATTTGTGGCCACATTATGTATCAACTATCGCAGGCTTTGTGCTTTTGTTTACCACAGCTTTACAATAGTCTTTTCAATAGAAAGTATATCGAATTTGTTATTTCCCAGAATAAACCTTTTGTctgaataataaaatgtttttaaataagctttttaatccttgtagaatttttcaattactaATGTGATAACATAGTTAGACAATACTATTGTTAAGtacgttttatttaattttatttctgtatttaatgggcaaataaattgtatacaaaataatccctgttaaaatcaatatactatttataaaaagcacacatatattttatacatctAATTCTAAGaatagtaaataatataatttatttattttaataaaaattgtttaaaattattgcaattttattcaatagcatacttttaagagCAGAATAAAGtctatttaagaaatttagtatttcaaaagttttgaaagaaaatttaattatagagcagtaataaaatttgaaatgtctGCCAAATTAATTATCAAAGTTGTTTTTTACCTTCACACTTTAGGCCAACACAAATCTGTGCCATGAAATCTTGAACAAACTCATaggaaatttatatttatgataattacGTGTCCACGCCTTAATCTCTTGTCTATAAACTGCGTAGGTAATTGACCCAGTCACCTGCCACAAAAGACCAGCAACAAATTTGGCTAATTGTGGGGCAATCGGCATTTGTCTGAACTTCTGACAACGTACAAATGAGCGAGGGGGATAGGAGAGCTGCCAATCAGCACTTACACAATTTGTGGCCATAGTGGCTTTGGTGGGTTTTGCATTTGGCACAAACAAAATGGTGGGTTGACCACAAGACCTCATATACGAGTGTGCAAATGGAcgcatatttacattttgagtGTGTACATAAATCTGGTACGCTTTTACCAAATTTGTGGCACGTTGCAGGCAACACAAATTACCATTAGCTTTACCTGTGTTCAAAGTGATCCAAAATGGGAAAATGCTATATGTATGTTCCtcccacacacgcacaaaatTTGAGTAAAAACATAGCAAAATTGGTTCATTGTTCAAGCCGGGTCCTAATCTAGGGTCCAAGGGGCTCTGCCAGCTGCCAGTTGCGTCTGATTTAGTGCAGATCCAATAGGTTAGCCAACCTGCCAGGCCATTCAATGGAAATGCCAGCCTGGGGCTTTGGGTTGGAGTCAAGGGTCGACATTGGCCACTTTGACTGCAACATTTATTGCATGCCAATAACTTTTGTCTAGCTACACAAAAGGTGTGTTGACATATTTGCCTTATGCGTGTGTGGGAGGAAGAGTGTGTCTAAGGGGTTTTCCGGGAAATGAAATTAGCATCAACAATCTGGCCTTTGTATGGAATGTTAGGCTCTTGAAAATTTGCCTGCAAATTTTGCCAAACgagttttccttttatttgttgtttaatttgaaaatagttgACAAGCAGTTGGCAAGTATTTGAAAACTCTATTATAGGCAATTTTCTTCGGTATTTTTATTGGAAATTTGCATGGTAAAAacctatatataataaataataatttttgtatttcttttgacaacaaattgtttaacatACTTGTTTATTCACGAaataaattggttttatattcctttctaaaattttatttgcattacaatatttgcacatttgacactttaacatttaaatatttattgtgtttactttacatttattttgggAACGTTTGATAATCTTAAATGGTAAATATTTCtagtttatatgtattttagattttaacaactattttaattttttctattgtttTCCATGTTGAAATAATTTGTCCAATTTAGTAGCGAGTGCGCTCGTCGTATCGTTTTATTAAACTGAAAccgcaaaaataaatagttaaaattattataaaagaaattcgAATTTACAATAGAAAACAAAGTTTTgcgtattttttttgggtgctgcagagatattattattattattatttgcaaatgTGATTTAAGTGCCTTACCTGCTAATTAGcacaaaatatagaaattattcaaatttaaattacgtttatttaaatgttaagctgtaattatgtacatatacttatatattttatattttctacatAGTACAGTGTATTAATatatacgtttttttttgtatattcatTGCAGCTTgttggaaaaatatttaatgctgtAACACCTTTAAAtgaattcatatttattaaatgtaatactttaaagcaacaacaacttaatgctacattatttatttatttacactttaAGCTCtctaattgtatttaaaactattGATATTTGCAACTACATACAATAACAATTTGCAGGAATTATGAGACTAGACATAAGTTAAATGTCAAATTCAATTGTCAAATTGTGCACAAGCGATGGACGCGTGACCCGagatcaaaaatataacaaaatgcatagatattataattaaataatatgtataaatgtaaAGTCATTAAAAGTCGTGTTTTAAGTCACGACAATCGCCCATTTCTAATACAATTAGTTGACTACAAGAATATATTTCAATAGGCGATTACAATTAATTACGATTAATATTGAATGCCTCTTAATTGCTATGGAACTTAATTAACCACATCACATAGAGTACCATTTGTTAGTTATAAATAGAGTGTAGattacatttatgtatttacaagaaaattaactCTAAACACTGTTGCTTATTTTAAAACGAGTAATAATTAATTGTCAACTACGTAGTACTGAAAATGgaagtttatatttatttattgggtAAAATCAGCTCAAATTTAGCTAACTCCATGTGCGTGTAACGTGGAAGCTGAGTAAGCTTAAAGCTTTCAGCTTAGAAACTTCTcaaatacatgtacataacacaaatacataaacacacaATGCTTAAGCCTGTCTGTGCAGCTGAGAAACATTAAGGAGCCTGTTTAAATACCAGATTACTATACACTTGAGTAAGTGCAACACTAGTAGTTTAGAGGGAAAGTCAAGGCTTAAAGCCAATGGGAATTTACATAGACCAATTGCGGATTGCCAATTGCATTTACCCAAATTGAGAAAATGGGGGACATGGAGAAGGCACAACAATTGCTGCCAATTAGCAAAAGGGGCATTGTGTGCAAATTTGGGTGCAAAAGTGCGATACACAGACAatcagagagacagacagacagacagacagtgagATCAATTGCCAATTGTTTAGAGCTGCTCATCGGCCTGGGGGGGATTCGTTCCCTCTTCGAGCAGCTCCACAATCAACGTGCCTCACCTTTTCTCATTGATGATGGAGCCACGTCCGATGTTGCCACCGCCAACTCCATTGCCACTGCCAGCATGTTGCAATGCCATCGAATCCTGACGATGGAAACTACCGCCACGTCCCCCTGTCCCAGCGCCATGATTGTTGTTCATGTGCAGCGAGGCGCGATGGGCGGCCAAgctgccaccaccaccagcagaGCCACCTGCACCACTGCCAGCACCACCAACATAAGTGGAGCGACGCATCGAGGTGACGCTGGTGTCCATGACGCCCGTTGCGGTTGAGTGCTGCCTCAGGTGCGGCTGACGCTTGATGCAAATGCAGCAGAGATAACGGTTGAAATGCTGCCGAAACACACCAGACACACAATACAATGCCACAGGATTAACGCACGAATTGAGGAAACTGCAAATTGAAAGACCAATGAGAAAAGTTAGACCATAGATGGGATAATAgcatcacaatcacaatcatgatgatgatgacgatgatggaaagttgatgatgatgctgagtCAATCACTTATATCAAACTATAGTTACTAAAagtagattttaaatttagaaactaTCGCTTatctaatttgatttttactgACAGTACTATCCAAATTCTAtcgcaacaaattaaataactaaaaataaattttgtaaagtttcaataaattaattatttaatttagtattctttttattattgttaaataataataccaaaTCGATATAACAGAATAGaggatatttttaatgtagCCACACATAGTATAACAATAACCATCATTTTACGACTTTTACACTGCACACTTAACAGAGCTTCTAGCAATTATTCAGCACTTACTTTTATTAAGAGCTTAAGtcttaaaaagttaaaaagttataaaatccGCTAAAGTTTCATTCCCAAAACAAGCTAAAAGCTCTTATTAGGATTTTAAGCATAAATCTGTTTGCTTTCTCAGGCTACTTACAGTATTACATGCTGAAAACTGGCTAAGCCTATTATTAAGCCTCTTAATATCACTCCCACACAGTTGCTTGaactttcaaatttattttaaaaacacaaGCTGATAGAATGAACGCATTTACCTCGTTTTGTTtgcatgttttatttaatactttatttaagaaattttgttCAACCCTTTTGacattaatatgcaaatttcgcTTGATTCTCTGACGTCACAAATGTAGTTTTGAAAATGCTGACACACTATTTTCTGCACTTTAGTGCGCTAAGTGACGCCCCAAAGTGCGCCCAGGATGGGGAAAAAGAGGGACTCTGTcaacgaaaataaatttactacCGCATGGAGCATAAGTTATTCGGTTTGGCAGAGGGGCACTACTCACTTGGGGCAAAGGAAAGTTTACAAGGATTATctctttcaattaaaaatcagGAAAGAAACTTGTGGGAAGTTCAGAAACAAACTTAAGGAGACAACTCTGCatatttttacagtttttcccatttccatttgagTCAGCAACGCGTGCAATGAATGCAATTGCCGGCAGGTGTACAttcaaagaaaatgtaaaatggaaaaactgCTGAAAACGCAGTAGTTCCTGAGCCGCTTACCTTGTACAGAATCCCACAATGCGAACCATGTGCCAGAAGTCATCGAAATCATCCTGGGCGGTGGGATTCAAATGGTACCACAGTTCGAAGACATAATATGGAAAGAAGCAAATGAAGAACACTATCAGGGCAATTAAACTGCCATTGTCTCAACCACCCTCCCAGTTATACTCACCCACCACAAAGGCCACCACCATTCGAGCCACATGACGACGAGCCCGCGCCTGACTCCGGCTTTGAATGCTCAGCTGCTCTCCGGGCATGTCGCGGGCGCTTATATGCAACCGCTTGGCCATCATGATGTAGAGCACGCCAATGATGGACAGTGGCAGCAAATAGTATATGGATGCCTTGGCAACTATCATGTATCTGCCAAAGAGAATCACAccataacaattaaataagtattattaaaGATTAAGTGCGGCTTTTTAAGGACAGTGTCTGCCAATAATATACCGATGACTTGGCAAATAACTAACATATGTGGTATAaggaattaataaaatataacagatataaataataattgttagtTAAAGTAAATAAGCACTTGTTAAAACACAGTGTCTgcaataagtatataaaaatatatttgtaatttatatattgtcttaaaatttttttattcactcAAATAGCTGTGATATTAACTGCAATTAGTATATTGACGGATTATACATTCAGCAATTAAATTCACTTAAAGTGCTAAGGGATTAACTGTTGAAAAAAGCATTGAAAAAGCAGCTTAATTAATCAATGTCCATCGCAAACTTATCAACAGACTGTCAATTTGTCAATCAAATTGCAATCGTTTTTATTGAAGTCAactacaatataaattaatttaaagcaacagcaggactgtacaattaaaataattctttgacttttgcttatataatttttaagaaactgGGAActgcaaaatgtaaaaattttattttttgggggctaataaaaaatcaaagaatattttctctgaatttattatgaattatgAACTAAATAAAGTCATTAAATCGACTTCTCCCAGAATTTTATGGTACTTGTGCCTTTAAAAATGATtggaattcaattaaatgtacGAGGCACAGCATAGCAAAAtcttataattaattactgATTCTCACGATGTTGAAGCTTTTCGCGTTAAATTAATCGACAGGAAATTTGAAGAATTCGCAAAGTCAACTCCCGTCTCATTTCTGATTCATGAAAATTGCGAAATTCAATTAGATTTAGTGCCTGGAAGCTGATTGACACAAACAGTTaatagtaaattttaaataaattcctgTAAGCGGATTTAGGCCAAACAATTTGTTAGACTATTAAAATGCCAGCAGGTATacgacattaaataaataatgaagtGTGGCCCATGCTGATGGGCAgttatcataaaaatatatataaaaaatattaactgaGTCaacgaaaattaatttttatattttgtaaacagTTATAAAAGAGATTTTTAtgctttaaacaaaaaagttgcaaCCAGTTGTGAATTACAGCTGAAAAGCGGAAAGTCGGTGGTAGATTATGTGGCAACAGCTGGCGTTGTCCAGCACCAGAGGATTTCCAACTAATGGCAACAGGCGAACTGACAAAACCGCAGACCAGGAGAGCCAGGAAGGTGGGTTGCAACCAAAGCCGCACCAAGtgcattaaaaagaaaaagcggaattaaatttaagttgctTATCAACAAGCTGAATGTGAGGAGCTGCCATAGGGGAAGAGAAGGAAAGGAAGGTCGGCATATGGCCAGAGTACTAATATAACTACCCAAACAGACGTCATTGAGTCGAGGGGATGAGTTACACAGCAGGCAAAAGGAGACTCAACAGAGCAGCTGAGAGATCCTGCTTAATGAAAGGAGTTCATCTGGTGAATGTAGATTAAATCGGAATAGCGACAAATTTCCACACAGCTTAACACGGTATTCAACCAATACAAATTGTAAActaaattaacaaacaatttaaatgtgtaatatattgaacataatttttaagctagagaatgaaaaaaaacaatttatattatttttatatagctATCCTGTACCTACTTTTTTCTACAAAGCCCATTGTGCTATTTTCTtgctaaaaaatttgttgtttaaaataCCAGGAAATCTAAATTACGAATGCATTCCCGGAAATCAAAAGGTTttttacaacaataaaaacaccCACATACTTACatgtgtacagtgtacacgtGCTGCTGTCACAATCggttgaataatatttatactaaCTAGTATTTATCAAGCGATTCTTTATGAATTTTtcagaataaaaacaaacaaaaattaagcaaaatataaaaaattttttttatttttaggaaTTTTAAATACCCATTGTTAAGTCACAAATATAACCAAAAAcctctataaaaattaaaaatgtcaaaattcaTGTTACTTGATGTAGTTAATATAATTgtaagaaagagaaaaagtgGAAACTTCTGCTTGATTGGACTGTGGTAGGTATTTCGAGGAGTCGGAGACCcacttaaaactaaataaaagcGAATGAGGCGAAAGTATCTAGCTGATTGGACACTTGACTGAGATGGCCAGGTTGGCCAGGATGGCCAGTCGGCTGGATACTCACTTTCCATGTTTCCCAAATGGATAGCACGCTTGAATGGTTGTGTTGCCTTTGGGCGTGGTAACGTTATGGATCTCAATGTCGGATATAATGAAGGCTGGCATGCCTAATATTATAGCAAAGATCCAGATAACCACGGCTGTGAAAACAGTCAGCGGCTTTGTCTAAatgtatatacgtatatatatatatgtgtgggaaaagaataacaaattaCTTAAGTGACTCCAGATGAAAGCGAGTAGATTCAGCAGTTGCTTACCTGCAATTTACGCAACGGATTCACAATGGCGCAGTATCGCTCGGCGGAAAGCGCGGTTAATGTAAAGACGGAGACGCCAATGGAAATGTCCTTGAAGAATTCGACAATGCGGCACATATTACGCTCAAAGGGCCAGCTTTCCAGCGTGTACACAATTGTGGCAACTGGCACACAAACCAAAATCACCAGCAAATCGGCCAGAGCGAGCGACAGTATATacctaaaataaaaaggaagaAGCTGAAATtatctttttgaaataaatacaaagagTACTCATTAAACTTAGGatataattaatgtaaaaagGCCTGAACTAAAATGAGGTGGTTTTCAAATGGAGTGAAAATATTAGgaataaaaattgcaagtaaatattatgcaatttacgaatttttcgatattaattaaatcaacatTTTGTAAGAAAAATACTTCAAATATGAAGACTGTTTGATAAGgctcaaattttgaaattaatactgaagttcttttttttaaatatttaattcccAATTGGTGCGGaagatatacaaataattaatacctttaatttaagtaagATATATCAAACAGATGTAAAATATTCAGAGTATTTGAAAGAAATTTAGGGATACAGTAGAACATATTACATAATATCCATTTTGTAACAATGGAGTGCCAACCCTTTAAGTTGAGtattgtttaatttggttATTTATAGTTGACACACACGTAGTTAAACGTGTCAAATTTGCTGCATGGTTGCACTAGGATTGAAAATGGAATTGCTATCTGTACATAAGGGTCGTGGGTCCTGTTTCTGTTCCAATTCCTTAGTCAGTTTTACTTTGAGATTGTGTGGCACGTTGCTCATTCATTTGGAAAGCACTTGATTCGAAGAGCACTTTACTGTAAAAAATTCTATTGTGTGTTGTGGACATTTTAAAGTGGGATTTCTTGAGTTAGGTCTGCTGGAGACAGTTAGAGTATCTACCAAAATGGAACCTAGTTAAATATGAGAGAAATCTCAATGTGAATGCAAAAAGGCAAATGTTGCCTTTTTTCACAAATTGCTTTGGCATTGACATGCTTGAACTTCGATTTTGGTGGCAAAAGGCATGAACCAGACTGAAGACATTTGGCCTTAACGAGTATTATTAGAGCCACCTAATTTGCTAGTGCTGACTCTTGCCAATTGACGTTCGTCTAGACAGACACACAcgaaacatacacacataaatttttgacatcaatagagagaaaaaattatgattctTGGGTGCCCAAATTGCAGCTGTCCAAGCTCGATTGGAGCTCC harbors:
- the LOC117783930 gene encoding neuropeptide CCHamide-2 receptor, whose amino-acid sequence is MYAALMDMSQTLAASLAYAPLEASGAATAAAATAGLNVSQVSNFSLLEGSKTALGGGRNGSFEENSGYVDVWDRPETYIVTVLFTLIFIVGVLGNGTLVIIFFRHRSMRNIPNTYILSLALADLLVILVCVPVATIVYTLESWPFERNMCRIVEFFKDISIGVSVFTLTALSAERYCAIVNPLRKLQTKPLTVFTAVVIWIFAIILGMPAFIISDIEIHNVTTPKGNTTIQACYPFGKHGKYMIVAKASIYYLLPLSIIGVLYIMMAKRLHISARDMPGEQLSIQSRSQARARRHVARMVVAFVVVFFICFFPYYVFELWYHLNPTAQDDFDDFWHMVRIVGFCTSFLNSCVNPVALYCVSGVFRQHFNRYLCCICIKRQPHLRQHSTATGVMDTSVTSMRRSTYVGGAGSGAGGSAGGGGSLAAHRASLHMNNNHGAGTGGRGGSFHRQDSMALQHAGSGNGVGGGNIGRGSIINEKSLIKRYDERTRY